From the Phyllobacterium sp. T1293 genome, the window ATGGGCGACGATGGAAAAATTACGAATATGGTCAAGTGGAGTGCTCATGCGCGCGATTTAGCAGTGAACCGGCAAAACGCAAAGCGGGAAATGCAGGTACACCGTCACATGTCTGCATCGAACGTGCTATATTTTGCCCCTGTGCCACACACGGGGGATGTGATGATGGACGAATTCTTCAATTTCAAAGAGACGAATGGGTTCCGCGTCAAGCTGTGGCGCGGCGAATATATGTGTCTGCTGGGCTTTGATGTGGATGCGCCGGAGGATGATTTTGTCGGCTTCGCGGTGGAATATAAGGAGCCGAAGGGCACGAAATTCCTCAATCTGCGCAACCGTATCGCCTTTGATTATGGCGAACCCGCCAAGAAGGCGGTGACGGGCGGCGGCAAGTTTCCCACGACGGAAGCGCCGCTGCAGATGTTCCGCTGGGTGCATTTTCCCTATGAGCCGCAGGACGGTATCTACACCTATCGCATCACCAAGATGCATATGCCCGAAGATGGCAAGCTGGTGCGCGGCACGGTGATCGAGCTGCCGATCCGCTATGATGCCGTCACCTATGACGGGTTTCTCGATATTGGCTTTACCCGCAACTTTGCCTCGTCGCAGGCTTTCGAGGACAAGAAAAAGCGGCTGCACCTGACCAATGACATCATCCCCGCCAATGCGGATGATGGTCTTGCCTTTGCGTCCAGTAAAGCCGAAATCGCCAAGACAGGCATTTATGACTGGCTGGGTTTTGAGGCGCACCGGCTGCTGTTCGGCTTTCTCGACTGGGCGGTGAAAGACCCGACCATCGAGGTCGATGCGCTTGCCTATGATCTGAACGAACCGGATTTTCTGGCGCAGCTGGAAAAGCTCGGCAGCCGCCTGCGTGTTATCATTGATGACTCTGGCGAGGTCGACAAGAAAACCGGCAAGGTGAAAAGGGGGCACGGAGCGCCCAGCAGCGGCGAGACGGCGGCGGCGGCGCGGCTTGCTATCAGCGCCGGGGCTGACAGGGTCAAGCGCGGGCATTTTCGCGGGCTGCAGCACAACAAGGTGCTGATCGCCAAGCGCAATGGCGTGCCGGTGCGCGTGCTGGGCGGGTCGATGAATTTTTCGTTTCGCGGGTTTTACATTCAGGCCAACAATCTGTTCATCTTCGATGATGAAACGGTAGCAGGGCTGTTCGAGCAGATGTTCATGCTGGCCTTCACCGACATGGCGAATTTCCATAAAGACCCCTTTTCCAAGGTCTGGCATTCGGTCAAGCGCGAAGGCCGCCCGGCGGTGCATATCTGTTTCTCGCCGCACAAATCATCGGAGCTGTCGCTACAGCCAGTGGGCGGAGCCATCGATCAGGCCACATCCTCGGTGTTCTATTCCTTCGCTTTCATGAACCAGACGAAATCCGGCCCGGTGCGTGAGGCACTGGACCGGCTGATCAAGAAGCCGCTGTTCAGCTATGGCGTGGTCGATAAGAAGGGCGGCATGGAAATCCAGAAGCCGAGCGGCGAGAACGGGCTGGTTGATTT encodes:
- a CDS encoding phospholipase D-like domain-containing protein produces the protein MMDEFFNFKETNGFRVKLWRGEYMCLLGFDVDAPEDDFVGFAVEYKEPKGTKFLNLRNRIAFDYGEPAKKAVTGGGKFPTTEAPLQMFRWVHFPYEPQDGIYTYRITKMHMPEDGKLVRGTVIELPIRYDAVTYDGFLDIGFTRNFASSQAFEDKKKRLHLTNDIIPANADDGLAFASSKAEIAKTGIYDWLGFEAHRLLFGFLDWAVKDPTIEVDALAYDLNEPDFLAQLEKLGSRLRVIIDDSGEVDKKTGKVKRGHGAPSSGETAAAARLAISAGADRVKRGHFRGLQHNKVLIAKRNGVPVRVLGGSMNFSFRGFYIQANNLFIFDDETVAGLFEQMFMLAFTDMANFHKDPFSKVWHSVKREGRPAVHICFSPHKSSELSLQPVGGAIDQATSSVFYSFAFMNQTKSGPVREALDRLIKKPLFSYGVVDKKGGMEIQKPSGENGLVDFAYLAKNAPEPFKSEWSGGSGINIHHKFAVVDFDKPTAKVFTGSSNFSPSGEIGNGDHLVIIEDQRVATAFAIEALRMFDHLNFRNRMQVEIATQPKKITLKKPKAISGEANAWFDKFYVAGSQRERDRLTFSRQS